From Enterococcus wangshanyuanii, the proteins below share one genomic window:
- a CDS encoding polysaccharide deacetylase family protein → MNKNSYSHSTRNGRRARRKQHIPKKLALLSLFASTLLLVGGGVYIAHALQSRSTAKETVDDQDNDYNKKEALLLEKIRQDQKEAALASTEQTEVTDKVQTLLYDPVQKGAIPRFSALKNELATMIDTVKRKHSNQQPIKIVGQVKMSNVTDQLKNYQPLLTIYSWDEKNRSWSEKTEPGATSDFVNQKNNQELTLTDLFTSEANLLAVQQVIKQKLLDDSPDGNTVIDSILSMPNMSLKNTSFTYHPDKISFNLPENATGSKEVSLAYREIAEYVNPEFVDQASIKDALVMPLDPNKKYISLTFDDGPNPKTTPKLLDILKEKGVKATFFMLGQNVVKNEAIVKRADEEGHEVASHSYSHPQLTAVDAERIKTEVQNTDKVIYHAIGKLPTDFRPPYGAVDPDAAAIISKPIIQWSVDSQDWQSHSIDKIIQRIHDTEYNDAIILMHDIYPETVDAVPIVIDRLRAEGYEIIPTKQLLGNKAKPMHMYYGSTDERPIQ, encoded by the coding sequence ATGAACAAAAACAGCTACTCACATAGTACCCGTAATGGTCGACGTGCACGACGAAAGCAACATATTCCTAAAAAACTAGCACTTCTTTCTCTATTTGCCAGTACGCTTCTTCTAGTTGGAGGCGGTGTTTATATCGCTCATGCTCTTCAGTCTCGTTCGACAGCCAAAGAAACCGTCGACGACCAAGATAATGACTATAACAAAAAAGAAGCCCTACTCTTAGAAAAAATTCGGCAAGATCAAAAAGAAGCTGCGCTAGCAAGTACTGAACAAACAGAAGTAACTGATAAGGTTCAGACGTTGCTTTACGATCCTGTTCAAAAAGGAGCTATTCCTCGCTTTTCAGCCTTGAAAAACGAACTAGCAACAATGATCGATACGGTAAAAAGAAAACATTCTAATCAACAGCCTATTAAAATTGTCGGACAAGTGAAGATGTCCAACGTAACCGATCAATTAAAAAATTACCAACCTCTGTTGACCATTTACAGTTGGGATGAGAAAAACAGAAGCTGGTCTGAAAAAACAGAGCCTGGTGCGACCTCAGATTTTGTGAATCAGAAAAATAATCAGGAATTAACACTTACTGATCTTTTTACAAGTGAAGCAAATTTATTGGCTGTCCAGCAAGTCATCAAACAAAAATTACTGGATGATAGTCCTGATGGCAATACGGTCATCGATAGTATTTTATCTATGCCGAATATGTCTCTCAAAAACACATCTTTCACTTACCATCCGGATAAAATTAGTTTTAATTTACCGGAAAATGCAACCGGATCAAAAGAAGTCTCGTTGGCGTACAGAGAAATTGCTGAATATGTTAACCCGGAGTTTGTCGATCAGGCTTCTATCAAAGATGCTCTAGTTATGCCTTTAGATCCAAATAAAAAATACATTTCACTCACATTTGACGATGGACCAAATCCAAAAACAACACCGAAACTTTTAGATATCTTAAAAGAAAAGGGTGTGAAAGCAACCTTCTTCATGTTAGGACAAAATGTCGTAAAAAACGAAGCGATCGTCAAACGAGCAGATGAGGAAGGTCATGAAGTGGCCAGTCATTCATATTCGCATCCTCAACTAACAGCTGTCGATGCGGAGCGAATAAAAACAGAAGTCCAAAATACGGATAAAGTCATTTACCACGCTATCGGTAAACTTCCTACTGATTTCAGACCGCCATATGGCGCCGTAGATCCTGATGCAGCAGCAATCATCAGTAAACCGATCATCCAATGGTCCGTTGATTCACAGGATTGGCAAAGTCACAGTATTGACAAAATCATTCAACGAATACATGATACAGAATACAATGATGCCATCATTTTGATGCACGATATTTATCCAGAAACCGTGGATGCCGTACCAATCGTGATTGACCGTTTGCGTGCAGAAGGGTATGAAATTATCCCAACTAAACAATTGTTAGGAAATAAAGCCAAACCAATGCATATGTATTATGGTTCTACCGATGAACGACCTATACAATAA